A genome region from Micromonospora peucetia includes the following:
- a CDS encoding class I SAM-dependent methyltransferase, with protein sequence MTVAAYDAYADWYEAFATDTSNDYMTQVRSRLRDLLGAGSGRCLDLCCGTGLQAAELRALGWHPVGVDLSAGQLRHARPRLPVARADAAALPVADASVPAVACVLAHTDVPDYPAVIAEAARVLAPGGRFVHVGVHPCFTGAFADRSDRERIVIDGGYAERERSFRAWSPHGVRVRVGAWHVPLADLLNAVTDAGLTLVRTAEAGLGPVPDLFAFLAIRPA encoded by the coding sequence ATGACGGTTGCCGCCTACGACGCGTACGCAGACTGGTACGAGGCGTTCGCCACCGACACCTCCAACGACTACATGACCCAGGTCCGTAGCCGGCTGCGTGACCTGCTGGGCGCGGGCTCCGGCCGCTGCCTCGACCTGTGCTGCGGCACCGGGCTCCAGGCGGCGGAGCTGCGCGCGCTGGGCTGGCATCCGGTCGGGGTCGACCTGTCCGCCGGGCAGCTACGGCACGCCCGGCCACGCCTGCCGGTTGCCCGCGCCGACGCGGCGGCGTTGCCGGTGGCCGACGCCTCGGTGCCGGCGGTGGCGTGTGTGCTGGCCCACACCGACGTGCCGGACTACCCGGCGGTGATCGCCGAGGCCGCGCGGGTGCTCGCGCCCGGCGGGCGGTTCGTCCACGTGGGAGTGCACCCGTGTTTCACCGGGGCGTTCGCCGACCGTTCCGACCGGGAGCGGATCGTGATCGACGGCGGGTACGCCGAGCGGGAGCGCAGCTTCCGGGCCTGGTCGCCGCACGGGGTGCGGGTGCGGGTCGGCGCGTGGCACGTCCCGCTGGCCGACCTGCTCAACGCGGTCACCGACGCCGGCCTGACCTTGGTCCGCACGGCCGAGGCCGGTCTCGGCCCGGTGCCCGACCTGTTCGCCTTCCTCGCCATCCGTCCCGCCTGA